The window TCGAAGTCAGCGCGAACGCGAGAATGCTCCCCGTAAAGAAAAGCCGACGATTCAGAGGCTTCAACTTATCAACTGTCATGTACCGTCTCCTGATGCGCGGAAATATAGGAATTCCGTCGCCGCACAAGGCTAGCAGCGAACTATTAAGAATCGGTTACTGAGAAAGGCTTCTTTTGCAGCCCCGGAACAAGCTCTAAAGACGGATCGGACTGCCCGCAGCGTCGGGCTTATGTACACTGCGTTGACGGTGCCAATATCGATCATCAATTCATGAAACTTGAGCCGCTAAAATCCGTCTGAATTGAAAGGTCCTCGAACCAATAGGTTCGCGGATGGATTCAGTTGGATTTAATTAAGGAGATCTACATGGAGAAGTTTGCTTTATTGGCCGCCTTGCAGGCGAAACCCGGAAAAGAACAGGAAGTCGAGAATTTTCTGAAGGCCGCCCAGCCGTTGGCGAAGGCCGAACCGGGCACCATTCGCTGGTATTCCTTCAAGATCGGCCCGAGCACCTTTGGCATCTTTGACACCTTTGCCGATGAAGTGTCCCGCGACGCCCATCTCACGGGCGAGATTGCCGTGGCATTGATGGGTCGGGCGGAAGAACTCTTCGCCGTTCCACCAAAGATCGAGAAGCTGGAAATCCTCGCATCAAAGTAGAATTGCGGCACCGCCAATCAGGCGCGAAAGAGAGATCTCCCCAATGCGATGGAAATCAACCGGGGCCAGGATTCTCTCTTTCGCCTTCGCTCTTTTGCCCATGTACCCACAGCCCGCGCACCCGCAAGCGACGAACCAGCCGCCATCTCCCAATGGCCCTCCGCCAAACTGGGGACCGGGCCGGCATGAAACCGTCAGCTCTACGCAAACCCTGACAATCGGCGGCGCAGCCTTGCAGGTGGATTTCGCCGCCGGACCGCTCGAT is drawn from Acidicapsa acidisoli and contains these coding sequences:
- a CDS encoding putative quinol monooxygenase; the protein is MEKFALLAALQAKPGKEQEVENFLKAAQPLAKAEPGTIRWYSFKIGPSTFGIFDTFADEVSRDAHLTGEIAVALMGRAEELFAVPPKIEKLEILASK